Proteins co-encoded in one Chionomys nivalis chromosome 6, mChiNiv1.1, whole genome shotgun sequence genomic window:
- the LOC130876433 gene encoding 40S ribosomal protein S25-like, giving the protein MPPKDDKKKKDAGKSAKKDKDPVSKSGGKAKKKKWSKGKVRDKLNNLVLFDKATYDKLCKEVPNYKLITPAVVSERLKIRGSLARAALQELLSKGLIKLVSKHRAQVIYTRNTKGGDAPAAGEDA; this is encoded by the coding sequence ATGCCGCCCAAGgatgacaagaagaagaaagatgccggAAAGTCGgccaaaaaagacaaagacccagtaAGTAAGTCCGGTGGCAAGGCCAAAAAGAAGAAGTGGTCCAAAGGCAAAGTTCGGGACAAGCTCAACAATCTAGTCCTGTTTGACAAGGCTACATACGACAAACTCTGTAAGGAAGTTCCCAACTATAAACTTATTACTCCAGCCGTGGTCTCTGAGAGACTGAAGATTCGTGGTTCCTTGGCCAGGGCAGCTCTTCAGGAGCTCCTTAGTAAAGGGCTTATCAAGCTGGTTTCAAAGCACAGAGCCCAAGTAATTTACACCAGAAACACAAAGGGTGGAGATGCCCCAGCTGCTGGTGAAGATGCATGA